The sequence below is a genomic window from Cicer arietinum cultivar CDC Frontier isolate Library 1 chromosome 6, Cicar.CDCFrontier_v2.0, whole genome shotgun sequence.
ggttTCTCGAAATAGGCTCTTCACAGCATGATGAGACAGAGAATGTGATAAAAACTGGAAGTATATTAAAGAAAATAGGTGAAATACTATGAGAAATTCTATCTTACAGAAGAGCAGTATAACTCCATGCCTGAAAAAGAAACAGAATTAACAATGGAAAATAGAAACCAGAGCTGCAAGATGCAACCTCTGTCCCCTTGGAAAACTCGTCGCTAATTCTGTTATGCCACTTTCCTACCCTCACCTTTCCTATAAAAATGTCCAACCATATCCTTCCCATTGAGGCAGAATATTCCTCTCCAATTTCCTCTTGCCATTTCAACATTCTATTATGCATATCACAGTTTCTTTCTGCCCTTGCAATTCCATGTTTGGCCCTTTTGTTCCTGGCccatttcctttctttttacCTCTCCTCTTATAAACATGGGTCAAAGGGCCAACATTAATCCTTGGTGAAACCCcaataatttatgttattaaaaGGAAATGCGAAACTAGATTATTTCtatatgaattttaataatGCAGTATTATATTTTGTgctatttttatcatttatcacaAACCTTCTTGTTTTGATTCACATTACACAACTGTAGTTGCAAATTTAAAACTTGTGTTTTTGCTAATGTTCCTTTTGCAAAACCAACATAATTTGGCATTGTACTTGTGAAGGGTTTCCCTTTCTTATGCTGTACTAATTTAACTCTATGACTAGGTTTGTACTGGAGCTAAGAGTGAGGGACAGTCTAAATTGGCGGCAAGGAAGGTCTGTTCTTGTTCTTTTATTTTCCAATCTCATTCATGCTATGTGTATTATTGTTGTCTCTCCAATGGAGAATCAAGTCATTTGTGTTGGATTGGAATTTGGATTTGAGCCTGTTTAttgttcaaaatttattattttttctgatTTAGTATTTCTACTCTTGCTTTCAGTATGCCCGTATCATCCAGAAGCTTGGTTTCCCAGCCAAATTTAAGGTACACCATCTATGCTTTTTGATTATCGTATCGGAAATTGTGTCATCAAATATTGTTCATCAACTATGGTTTATTTGTGCTTTATCTCTTTGAACATAAGTAGTACTTGATCAGTAGTTGATTCcttctgatttatggtttaggatTTCAAGATTCAGAACATTGTCGGCTCTTGTGATGTCAAGTTTCCTATACGGTTGGAGGGTCTTGCATATTCTCATGGTGCTTTCTCTAGTGTAagctattttttaaaatttactttCGTGAGTTTTTATGTTGGTTTGGGCTTCTGTGGACTTTTATTTACAACCATATCTTCAAGCTTGGTGATTGCTTGACATACTATGTATGATGTGGATATGAAAAATCTATAGAAAAATTGTCTTTTGTCTAAAGGCACTATTGCaatcttttgaagacattgattTGACTGATTCTAAACTAGAGTTAAGACGCAATGTCTAAACTAATTTCTGTGGAAATGATGAAAAGGTTTAGAAAGTTCGAAAATTGAAATGGGTGGAAATCATGAAGCTTAGCTCGTAGTGCTATAATTGTGATGCTTGTGTTAAAATGTAGAATGATGGAAAGGGCCATCTTCAATTGTGTCTATGCGTGTGGAGTTAGTTGACTtgagtatttttttatgtattaatgttTGTAAGTCGAGGAAAATATATGCTGAACTTGCTTATATGGCGTGGTAGTATGAGCCAGAGCTGTTTCCCGGTTTAATCTACCGTATGAAGCAACCGAAGATAGTCTTGCTTATTTTTGTATCTGGAAAAATTGTTCTAACAGGAGCCAAGGTAATATTTTTACAGACTATTCCCTTTTGTAGTTTTTGCTCTCAAAATCCTTATGTACTTGATTTTATATACGTATTTTTCATGTTATTAGGTGAGAGATGAGACTTATGCAGCCTTT
It includes:
- the LOC101507215 gene encoding TATA-box-binding protein, encoding MADQGLEGSQPVDLQKHPSGIVPTLQNIVSTVNLDCKLDLKAIALQARNAEYNPKRFAAVIMRIREPKTTALIFASGKMVCTGAKSEGQSKLAARKYARIIQKLGFPAKFKDFKIQNIVGSCDVKFPIRLEGLAYSHGAFSSYEPELFPGLIYRMKQPKIVLLIFVSGKIVLTGAKVRDETYAAFENIYPVLTEFRKNQQ